The DNA segment TCTTTAAAGAGGTAACCATTTTTAACCGGGAAAGGCTTTTACTTAGCAGGATCATATTCATTGACTCAAAACACACATGTTTAATGTTGTAGGCATGGCTGATGTACTACTGGAAAAGAGCTAAAATTCACAGCGTGGAGAGTGATATCGCGGAAGACCGTCTTAAGTTCTGGATCAGCCGTATCGCAGAACAGCCAACATCACATGATGCAGTTGATGGTAAGGCTTCTTAGCTAGTTCATATACTTTTTATCTAGTATACAACACACTGATTCTTTCTTTGTTGTATTTTTCCGGGGGCAGTGGAACGAGGTATGAGGGAGCTAAGGAAACTTGGAATAGAACAACAATTGTGGGAAGCATCTCGCGCACAACTCACTGACTCCACTTTTCCTCCTTCTCTTTCAGTTTCTGACTTCTGTGATGGTGACAACCAGTTCTAATCTCCTCTCTGCAAATtatgacacacacacacacacacacagataTACACGAAGATTATCGAAATCAATCCCTTCCTTCCGAAACTCCGTCGTTAACATCTCATTACTGTTCCAGAGTGTATATGCTTTTTGCTTTCAGACTTATTACTGTGGGCTTCATGCTGTTACTTGTGTAACACTCTTCATTATCATTCTTTacccaatatatataaaaaaaacggtttggttcggtttagaAATTAACCAATGATAATGAAACGGGCCAGTGACGCAACCCGCATTAAGGTGGGCCCCACGGAAATCGAAAGGTAGATCATCCTCCTTATCTTATCCAGACGATAACGATAACACTTGCTCACTGCAACTGCAAAGGCGCCAAACAGAGATAGGCAAAACTGCTTCGAGAATGACGATTGCTCCTTCCTTGttatcatcatcttcctcagtCTCTCAGTTCCTCCCTGGATTCCCAACCTCCGCTAGGTTCAATGTAGCCGCTTCACGGAGCAGAGCCGTCACCGTCGTCGCTGCATCCGTCACCGACCTATCCAGCGTAGACAGCACGACCATCGCCGTACTCGGAGGCGGATCAGTCGCAGCTCTGGCGACGATCGTTTCCTTGACGGATCCGGAGAGGAGGCGGAAGCTGCAGGCGGAGGAAGTCGGAGGAGGCGACAAGGAGGTGGTGAGGGAGTATTTCAACAGCACGGGGTTCGAGCGGTGGAGGAAGATCTACGGCGAGACTGACGAAGTGAACCGCGTGCAGAAGGATATACGAGTCGGCCACGCCAAAACGGTTGAGAAAACGATGCTCATGCTGACGGAGGAAGGTTCGTTAGCCGGCGTAACGGTCTGCGACGCTGGCTGCGGAACAGGCCTGCTCTCGATTCCACTTGCTAAGGAAGGCGCGATCGTCTCCGCTAGCGATATCTCTGCAGCTATGGTCGCCGAAGCTGAGATGAAGGTGAGGTTTCTTGAATCTGAATCTCTCTGATTGATTGTTGTTACCTAACTCAACTTGGAATATGCGATAGGCAAAGCAGCAGTTAGGATCAGAGAATCTACCGAGATTTGAAGTGAATGATTTGGAGAGCCTAAGTGGGAAGTATAACACTGTTGTATGCCTAGACGTGCTCATACATTACCCTCAGAGCAAAGCAGACGGGATGATCGCACACCTCGCTTCGTTAGCGGAGAAGAGAGTGATTCTGAGCTTTGCACCGAAGACGTTCTATTACGATATCTTGAAGAGGATTGGAGAGCTTTTCCCAGGTCCTTCAAAGGCTACAAGGGCTTATCTACACTCGGAGGC comes from the Brassica rapa cultivar Chiifu-401-42 chromosome A01, CAAS_Brap_v3.01, whole genome shotgun sequence genome and includes:
- the LOC103862873 gene encoding magnesium protoporphyrin IX methyltransferase, chloroplastic, whose amino-acid sequence is MTIAPSLLSSSSSVSQFLPGFPTSARFNVAASRSRAVTVVAASVTDLSSVDSTTIAVLGGGSVAALATIVSLTDPERRRKLQAEEVGGGDKEVVREYFNSTGFERWRKIYGETDEVNRVQKDIRVGHAKTVEKTMLMLTEEGSLAGVTVCDAGCGTGLLSIPLAKEGAIVSASDISAAMVAEAEMKAKQQLGSENLPRFEVNDLESLSGKYNTVVCLDVLIHYPQSKADGMIAHLASLAEKRVILSFAPKTFYYDILKRIGELFPGPSKATRAYLHSEADVENALRKVGWRISKRGLITTQFYFSRLIEAVPM